The following coding sequences lie in one Thalassoglobus polymorphus genomic window:
- a CDS encoding acyl-[ACP]--phospholipid O-acyltransferase: MSPTEIAPPENTADETETASQQKGSLSSVSFISLMVTQFLGAFNDNCFRWLGVAIAASVMDKSRAIGIGTICLTVPYLIFTPTAGWLADRFRKRSVIIGFKIAEIFIMLFGLLSILYGNVWMLFATTTLLGVQSSLFGPSKFGTIAEILPTRLLSKGNGLMAMMTIVAVGTGTFCGFALFGLSQPVLGSGDFSKLTLISAVMLGCAIVGTLSSLLIESVRPADPTRKPSLNPVVDIVPALQSLFADPRLIRTSMGIAFFMFLASLAQQNILPYGELVLMLEPIDVGILFGILIAGVACGSVLAGVWSEGKVELGIVPIGAFGIIGSTLLVFIAGSFFEPGLEHPKQQFAYWGSCIGLFLLGASAGLYDVPLEAYLQFRSTRKNRGTVLAGSYFISYVFIVFSAGLFMLMNNVFGMTPSQIFLFCGLITVPVVIYILYLLPDLAFRFGMWLFTHTLYKLRVFGRENLPGKGAGLIVANHVSFVDGVLMMITSSRMIRFIIYADFTEMPLLRRLGQIMRVIPIDASRGPKELVRSIRTAKDAIKNGELVCIFAEGQLTRTGQIQPFQRGMMKIIQGSDAPVIPAYLHGLWGSIFSWRGGKLFWKWPKRWRLPVDVHFGAPMHNVKGPVEVRQAVEQLGAEAVKMDSERHPIPAQRFIRHCKSHKGAIKAVDSAKTSLTGGKLLAAALAFRRILKRKILDKDEKNVGLLLPPSVGGALANMAVALNGRVGVNLNYTLSEDVLNFCVKKAGLKHVLTSRKFLEKKPYTLEGAEFVFLEDLKEQITTKDRLLAAAAAYVMPAKMLESILGLNKIDPQETLTIVFTSGSTGEPKGVVLSHANVGSNIEAVDHLLNLNEKDAIIGVLPFFHSFGYTACMWLPMCYNVRGVYHFNPLDAKVVGRLCQENQATILMATPTFLKMYLRRCEKEELQTLDLIVVGAEKLPLELATQFEAKFGVLPTEGYGTTELSPVAAVNIPDHRSQDIYQQGTKLGTVGRPLPGVTAKVVNPDTREDLGIEKEGLLLIKGPNVMCGYLDDPEKTAEAIHDGWYNTGDFASIDNEGFVSITGRQSRFSKIGGEMVPHIKIEEELSHICEMGVECEGEILLAVTSIPDERKGERLIVLHRRLNKPVEEVLKELATKGLPNIWLPNKASFLEVENIPILGTGKLDLRGIKTVAEQKFCSHDSE, translated from the coding sequence ATGAGTCCAACTGAAATAGCCCCCCCCGAGAACACAGCTGATGAGACTGAGACCGCCTCCCAACAAAAAGGTTCACTTTCATCCGTAAGCTTTATCAGCTTGATGGTGACACAATTCCTGGGAGCATTCAACGACAATTGTTTTCGCTGGCTGGGCGTGGCGATTGCTGCCTCAGTGATGGACAAATCCCGCGCAATCGGGATTGGAACGATCTGCCTGACAGTTCCATATCTGATCTTTACACCAACTGCAGGTTGGCTGGCGGACCGGTTCCGAAAACGATCTGTGATCATTGGATTCAAGATCGCGGAAATCTTCATCATGCTGTTTGGACTGCTTTCGATTCTCTACGGAAACGTCTGGATGTTGTTTGCGACGACGACGCTTCTGGGCGTCCAAAGCTCGTTGTTCGGCCCGTCGAAGTTTGGAACAATTGCTGAGATTTTGCCCACGCGACTCCTTTCCAAAGGGAACGGATTGATGGCGATGATGACCATCGTCGCTGTCGGAACGGGAACGTTTTGCGGGTTCGCGTTATTCGGATTGAGTCAGCCGGTGCTCGGTTCTGGAGATTTTTCAAAACTGACACTCATCTCAGCGGTCATGCTCGGCTGTGCGATTGTGGGGACCCTCTCCAGCCTGTTGATCGAATCGGTTCGCCCCGCTGATCCAACTCGCAAACCGTCATTAAACCCCGTCGTTGATATCGTCCCGGCTTTGCAATCGCTGTTTGCCGACCCCCGACTCATTCGGACATCAATGGGGATCGCCTTCTTCATGTTTCTGGCATCTTTGGCGCAACAAAACATTTTGCCTTACGGCGAGTTAGTGTTAATGCTCGAGCCAATCGATGTCGGAATTCTGTTTGGAATTCTCATCGCCGGAGTCGCCTGCGGAAGTGTACTCGCAGGAGTTTGGTCGGAAGGAAAAGTTGAGTTGGGGATTGTTCCGATTGGAGCCTTCGGCATCATCGGCAGTACACTTCTGGTCTTCATTGCTGGCAGCTTTTTCGAACCAGGATTGGAGCACCCCAAGCAGCAGTTTGCGTATTGGGGTTCGTGCATCGGACTGTTCCTGCTGGGAGCCAGTGCCGGACTGTATGATGTTCCGCTAGAAGCGTATCTCCAGTTTCGCAGCACGCGAAAAAATCGTGGAACGGTTCTCGCCGGGAGCTATTTTATTTCGTACGTCTTTATCGTTTTTTCCGCAGGACTGTTCATGCTAATGAACAATGTCTTCGGAATGACGCCGTCACAGATCTTTCTGTTTTGTGGCCTGATCACAGTTCCGGTCGTCATTTACATTCTCTACCTGTTACCCGATTTAGCATTCCGGTTTGGAATGTGGTTATTCACTCACACTCTATATAAGCTTCGAGTGTTCGGTAGAGAGAACCTTCCCGGAAAAGGAGCTGGATTGATCGTCGCGAATCATGTCTCGTTCGTCGATGGCGTACTGATGATGATTACTTCGTCACGGATGATTCGCTTCATCATTTACGCAGACTTCACCGAGATGCCGCTCTTGCGGCGGCTCGGACAGATTATGAGAGTCATCCCCATCGATGCCAGCAGAGGACCAAAGGAACTGGTCCGTTCGATTCGAACAGCGAAGGACGCGATCAAAAATGGAGAGCTTGTCTGTATCTTCGCGGAAGGGCAACTGACAAGAACCGGACAGATCCAACCATTTCAGCGAGGAATGATGAAAATCATTCAGGGAAGCGACGCCCCGGTGATCCCGGCATACCTTCATGGGCTCTGGGGAAGTATTTTCAGTTGGCGGGGCGGAAAATTATTTTGGAAATGGCCCAAAAGATGGAGACTTCCTGTTGATGTCCATTTTGGAGCCCCCATGCACAATGTCAAAGGACCTGTCGAAGTTCGGCAAGCAGTTGAACAACTTGGAGCAGAAGCAGTGAAAATGGACAGCGAACGTCATCCCATCCCAGCGCAGCGATTTATTCGTCACTGCAAATCTCACAAGGGTGCGATCAAAGCGGTTGACTCGGCAAAGACGAGCCTCACAGGTGGCAAGTTATTGGCAGCCGCACTCGCATTTCGTCGTATCCTTAAACGAAAAATCCTTGACAAGGATGAAAAGAATGTCGGCTTGCTGCTCCCCCCCTCAGTCGGCGGAGCTCTTGCGAATATGGCCGTCGCTCTAAATGGCCGCGTCGGTGTGAACCTCAACTACACACTCTCTGAAGACGTGCTGAATTTCTGCGTAAAGAAAGCAGGCCTGAAGCACGTCCTCACCAGCCGAAAATTCCTGGAGAAGAAACCCTATACGCTCGAAGGCGCAGAGTTTGTTTTTCTGGAGGATCTCAAGGAGCAGATCACCACGAAAGACAGGTTGCTCGCTGCAGCCGCGGCATATGTGATGCCTGCAAAGATGCTTGAATCGATCCTGGGACTGAACAAAATTGATCCGCAGGAAACACTGACAATCGTCTTTACTTCCGGATCAACCGGCGAGCCGAAGGGCGTTGTCCTCTCGCATGCCAACGTAGGTTCCAACATCGAAGCGGTCGATCATCTCCTCAACTTGAATGAGAAAGATGCCATCATCGGCGTGCTGCCATTCTTTCATTCGTTCGGCTATACCGCCTGCATGTGGTTACCGATGTGCTACAACGTGCGAGGCGTTTATCACTTCAATCCACTCGACGCGAAAGTGGTCGGTCGGCTCTGCCAGGAAAATCAGGCAACAATCCTGATGGCCACGCCGACGTTCTTGAAGATGTATCTCAGACGCTGCGAGAAAGAAGAACTCCAGACACTCGATTTAATTGTGGTCGGTGCCGAAAAACTTCCGCTCGAACTGGCGACGCAGTTCGAAGCAAAATTTGGGGTATTGCCGACCGAAGGATACGGAACCACAGAACTCTCCCCCGTCGCCGCGGTGAACATTCCCGACCACAGGTCTCAAGATATTTACCAGCAAGGGACCAAGCTCGGAACTGTCGGCCGACCGCTCCCCGGAGTGACAGCCAAGGTGGTCAATCCCGACACTCGAGAAGACCTCGGCATCGAGAAAGAAGGTCTACTTCTCATCAAAGGCCCGAACGTCATGTGCGGGTATCTGGATGATCCTGAAAAGACAGCTGAGGCCATTCACGACGGCTGGTACAACACCGGCGACTTTGCTTCCATCGATAACGAAGGGTTTGTTTCAATCACCGGACGGCAAAGCCGATTTTCAAAAATCGGTGGAGAAATGGTCCCGCATATTAAAATCGAAGAGGAACTCTCGCACATTTGCGAAATGGGCGTCGAATGTGAAGGAGAAATTCTTCTAGCGGTCACATCAATCCCCGACGAACGCAAGGGAGAACGCCTGATCGTACTGCATCGGAGATTGAACAAACCAGTTGAAGAGGTACTGAAGGAGCTTGCAACGAAAGGACTTCCGAACATCTGGTTGCCGAACAAAGCAAGTTTCCTTGAAGTCGAAAACATCCCAATCCTCGGAACGGGCAAGCTCGATTTACGAGGAATCAAAACGGTGGCAGAACAAAAATTCTGTTCCCACGATTCAGAATGA
- a CDS encoding glycosyltransferase family 4 protein — translation MHIAIITAGGAGMFCGSCMHDNTWARALMQAGHEVSLIPTYTPIRVDEHNESSHRVFVGGINVYLNSKSGLWRGLPRFMKSWLDRPGVIQMLTKRAISNDASELGELALSMLSGDSGPHRDAFEELDRYVSDALKPDVVIFSNALLSGAVRQLKERFSGPVLCVLQGDDVFLDGLNEKYRQQVINEVSQRAQDFDGFLTHSQFYRDYMSKYLSLPIEKFSALPLGIDFTGHHGLPELRQTAPYTIGYFARVAPEKGVHHLVNGFVELRRIIPDAQLKVGGFLGPQFQKYLNDAFASAGEHASAIEYIGSPQTHKEKVEFLNSVDVLSVPTEFLEPKGIYVLEALANGVPVVQPRHGSFPEIIEATEGGLLVTPKDPTALAEGLAELHESSRRIKFAKRGWEQVRSAYSPEAMAARTTEILEQAMSTKSE, via the coding sequence ATGCATATTGCAATCATTACAGCAGGTGGAGCGGGAATGTTCTGTGGGTCGTGCATGCACGACAACACTTGGGCACGCGCACTCATGCAAGCCGGTCATGAAGTTTCTCTCATTCCAACATACACCCCGATCCGGGTCGATGAGCACAATGAGAGTTCTCACCGGGTCTTCGTAGGCGGCATCAATGTTTACTTGAACAGTAAATCAGGCCTTTGGCGAGGGCTTCCCCGCTTCATGAAAAGCTGGCTCGACAGGCCAGGCGTCATCCAAATGCTCACCAAGCGAGCCATCAGCAACGATGCCAGCGAACTTGGAGAACTCGCACTTTCAATGCTCAGTGGAGACTCAGGCCCTCATCGCGACGCATTCGAAGAACTTGATCGCTATGTGAGCGACGCTCTCAAACCCGATGTCGTAATTTTCAGCAACGCCCTGCTCTCCGGGGCTGTGCGTCAACTCAAAGAACGGTTCTCCGGGCCAGTTCTTTGCGTCCTGCAGGGTGACGATGTTTTCCTTGACGGGCTGAATGAAAAGTACCGGCAGCAAGTGATCAACGAAGTCTCCCAGCGAGCCCAGGACTTCGACGGCTTTCTCACTCACAGCCAGTTCTATCGCGACTACATGTCAAAATACCTGAGTCTTCCCATCGAAAAATTCTCAGCGTTGCCATTGGGAATTGATTTCACCGGCCACCACGGATTGCCCGAACTTCGCCAAACGGCCCCGTACACAATCGGCTACTTTGCACGCGTTGCTCCCGAAAAAGGAGTGCACCACCTCGTGAATGGATTCGTCGAACTTCGCCGAATCATCCCGGACGCTCAACTCAAGGTCGGTGGCTTCCTCGGACCTCAATTTCAAAAATACCTGAACGACGCCTTCGCCTCTGCCGGTGAGCATGCATCCGCAATCGAATACATCGGCAGCCCGCAAACTCACAAAGAGAAGGTTGAATTCCTGAACTCCGTCGATGTTCTCTCCGTCCCAACAGAGTTCCTCGAACCGAAGGGAATCTACGTCTTAGAGGCACTTGCCAACGGTGTCCCCGTCGTTCAGCCGAGACATGGTTCATTCCCCGAAATCATCGAAGCAACTGAAGGCGGACTCCTGGTCACGCCGAAAGATCCCACAGCCTTAGCTGAGGGATTAGCCGAGTTGCACGAATCGTCTCGCCGAATCAAATTCGCAAAACGCGGCTGGGAACAAGTTCGCTCAGCCTACAGTCCCGAAGCAATGGCAGCCCGAACAACAGAGATTCTGGAACAGGCTATGAGCACAAAATCGGAATAG
- the rfbB gene encoding dTDP-glucose 4,6-dehydratase — protein MNRLLVTGGCGFIGSNFIRLMLEEYPELSITNLDKLTYAGNLANLADLEGNERYQFQRGDICDREFVDTVLKESKPDAVINFAAESHVDRSILDSTPFVTTNVNGTLTLLDSCRAHQVTRFVQVSTDEVYGSLGDEGFFTESTPLAPNSPYSASKAAADMLVRSYVHTFDFPALITRCSNNYGPYQFPEKLLPLFISNARNDQSLPVYGTGENVRDWIHVLDHCRGIDATLRKGRIGEVYNFGGRTEMTNIALTKLLLKLLGKPESLITYVNDRPGHDQRYAIDCRKAETELGWAPEVTFEQGLQETIDWYLNNEEWVDNIRSGDYLSYYEEQYGDRLS, from the coding sequence ATGAACCGACTTCTAGTGACTGGTGGCTGTGGTTTTATCGGTTCGAATTTTATTCGACTCATGCTCGAAGAGTACCCGGAACTCTCGATTACAAATCTCGACAAGCTGACTTACGCGGGCAATCTTGCGAATCTGGCTGATCTGGAAGGGAATGAGCGGTATCAATTTCAGCGCGGCGACATTTGCGACCGCGAGTTTGTCGACACTGTTCTAAAGGAATCCAAACCGGACGCCGTCATCAACTTTGCAGCAGAGAGTCACGTTGACCGCAGTATTCTCGACTCGACTCCATTTGTGACCACGAACGTGAATGGCACTTTGACGCTGCTCGATAGTTGCCGGGCGCATCAGGTCACTCGCTTTGTCCAGGTTTCGACTGATGAAGTCTACGGGTCTCTTGGTGATGAAGGCTTCTTTACCGAGTCGACACCACTTGCTCCCAACAGCCCATATTCTGCTTCGAAAGCAGCTGCGGATATGTTAGTCCGGTCGTATGTGCATACATTCGATTTCCCGGCACTGATCACTCGTTGTTCGAACAACTATGGTCCGTATCAGTTCCCGGAGAAACTTCTTCCGCTCTTCATTTCGAATGCGAGAAACGATCAGTCTTTGCCGGTTTATGGAACGGGGGAGAATGTGCGCGACTGGATTCATGTTTTGGATCACTGTCGAGGAATTGATGCGACATTAAGAAAAGGCCGCATCGGAGAGGTCTACAACTTCGGCGGTCGCACGGAGATGACGAACATCGCTCTCACGAAATTGCTTCTGAAACTGCTCGGCAAGCCAGAGTCATTGATCACCTACGTCAATGATCGGCCAGGGCATGATCAGCGGTATGCGATCGATTGTCGCAAGGCGGAAACCGAATTGGGCTGGGCTCCCGAAGTCACTTTTGAGCAGGGTCTTCAGGAAACTATCGACTGGTACCTCAACAACGAAGAGTGGGTCGACAACATTCGGTCCGGAGATTACCTGTCGTATTACGAAGAGCAATACGGGGATCGGCTCAGTTAG
- a CDS encoding TadE/TadG family type IV pilus assembly protein translates to MQRTQHQPSRKRSGSAIVETAFMLPILLGVTFGVVEFGRALMVSNLITNAAREGARLGIVKDTTTAEVKEAVVDQIQKTVGTTIPTSSVTVTVTPYSNNPDPNNETANAMTRDLVDIEVKVPYNDVGYFFRYLANVDLKGQAAMRHE, encoded by the coding sequence ATGCAACGAACTCAACACCAGCCGTCCCGCAAGCGATCGGGAAGTGCAATTGTCGAAACGGCTTTCATGCTTCCAATCCTCCTTGGCGTCACCTTTGGTGTCGTCGAGTTTGGACGAGCATTGATGGTCTCCAACCTCATTACGAACGCCGCACGAGAAGGGGCACGTCTAGGAATCGTCAAAGATACGACAACAGCAGAAGTAAAAGAAGCTGTCGTCGACCAAATTCAAAAAACGGTCGGGACAACAATTCCAACATCAAGCGTGACTGTGACCGTCACCCCATACTCAAATAATCCCGACCCGAATAACGAAACCGCAAATGCGATGACGCGGGATTTAGTCGACATCGAAGTCAAAGTCCCTTACAACGACGTAGGGTACTTCTTCCGGTATCTGGCGAACGTTGACTTAAAGGGGCAAGCAGCCATGCGGCATGAATAA